The region TGCTTAAACCTGCAACGCCAGTTTCTCTCCAGCTTTTTTGAATGGCGTCAATAGCATCAAATTCTGCAGAACTTACCGGAAGGATATTTGATGGAATTCCTGGTTTGTAAATCCAGTTGTCTAATTGGATTTTATCGGCTAAGGCTTTATCTCCTTTTATAAGATTTTCGTTTAAATACTTTACAAAATCTTCTGTAGTGATCGATTGGAAAGCGTGAGAATCGAAATAATTCTTAATAAACGGATCGAATCTATCGCGTCCAACAGCATTTTCAATAACTCTTAAAAAAGCATATCCTTTTACATAAGGGATTTGACTGATTCCGTCGTCAGGATTTCTTCCTGTCAAGCTAACTTTTAATCTCGTATCTGGATTTGTGTCTCCGTATTCTGCAACATTATCAGTCAATTCTTTGTTGGTGATAACGTTTTGCATGTCAAATTCTTTCTTTCCAAAGATTGCTTCACCAATTCTGTGTTCAACATAAGTTGTAAAACCTTCGTTTAGCCAAATATCATCCCAAGTTGCGTTTGTAACTAAGTTTCCGCTCCAGCTGTGTCCTAATTCATGTGCTAACAAGCTTGTTAACGAACGATCTCCAGCGATTACTCCCGGAGTTAAGAAAGTCAAGTTTGGATTCTCCATTCCGCCATAAGGGAAACTTGGAGGTAAAACCAAAACATCATAACGTCCCCAACGGTAAGGGCCGTAAAGTTTTTCTGCTGCATTTACCATTTTTCCTAATTCAGCAAATTCGTAAGCTGCACTTTTTAAAACAGATGGCTCTGCATAAACGCCGGTTCTGTTGTCAATGGCTTGAAATTCGATATCACCAACAGCAATTGCCATTAAATAAGAAGGAATTGCTTTGTCTTGTTTGAAAGTGTAAATACCAGTATCATTTTTCTTCTGCGGATTTACAGCACTCATAACCGCTAATAAATCTTTAGGAACCGTAACTTTTGCATTATAAGTAAAACGAATTCCCGGCGAATCCTGGCAAGGAATCCAGGTACGAGACCAAACGCTTTCTCCCTGAGAAAATAAAAATGGTTTCTTTTTGTCTGCTGTTTGTTCTGGTTTTAACCATTGTAAGGCAATCGCATCTTTAGTAGTGTTGTAGTAAATGTTTACTTTCGTTGTATTTGGTTCGATTGCAATATGAAGCGGTTTTCCATGAAATTCAGTGGCTGCACCAAGCTCGAATTTGGTTTCTTTTTCATCGTTACCTAAAGTTACTTTGGTGATATTTAAAGTGTTTTCGTCGAAAATAATTTCGTTTCCTTTACTGATATTGTCTATTGTCCAGGACGCTTTTCCTGAAATGGTCTGTGTGTCAAAATCAACTTTAATATCAAGATCAAGGTGTTTTACAACAGCAAGTTCTGGTTTGGAGTAGCTATGTTCGTCTGTAACTGCAACTGTTTTTTCTGTTTGCTCTTTTTTCTGGCAGGCAATTGCTGTCAGAAATAAAGCGACAAGAATTAGTTTCTTCATTTTGTGAGGTTTTGAATTTGAGGATGAAAATTAAACAAAAAATCCCGTTTTGAATAAACAAAACGGGATTTAATTATAAAATTAACAACGATTACGCCAGCATTGTAACTGGGCTTTCGATGTATTGTTTTAATGTTTGTAAGAACTGAGCTCCAGTTGCTCCGTCAATTGTTCTGTGGTCACAAGCTAATGATAACATCATGGTGTTTCCAACTACGATTTGACCGTTTTTAACTACTGGTTTCTCAACAATTGCACCTACAGAAAGGATAGCAGAGTTTGGCTGGTTGATAATTGAATTGAATTCAGTAATACCAAACATACCAAGGTTAGATACTGTAAAAGTACTTCCTTCCATTTCTTGTGGTCCCAATTTTTTGTTTTTAGCTCTTCCGGCAAGATCTCTTACTGAACCACCAATTTGAGATAAACTCATAGCGTCAGTAAATTTCAATACAGGAACTACTAATCCATCTTCAACAGCTACAGCAACACCAATGTTTACGTGGTGGTTGATGATGATAGCATCTTCTTTCCACTGAGAGTTGATTTTCGGGTGTTTTTTCAATGCTAATGCACAAGCTTTAATTACCATATCGTTGAAAGATACTTTTGTATCCGGAACGCTATTGATAGCAGCTCTAGCCTGCATTGCTTCGTCCATGCTTACTTCGATCACTAAGTTGTAGTGAGGAGCAGTAAATAAAGATTCTGCAAGACGTTTAGCAATGATTTTACGCATTTGAGAGTTTTTGATCTCTTCTGTGTAAACTTCTCCAGCAGGAACAAATACTTTAGGTGCAGCAGGAGCAGAAGCTTCTTGTTTAGCAGCTGGTGCAGCAGTAGAAGTTTGTGCCTGAGCAGCAGGAGTAAAGTTTTCGATGTCGCTTTTCACGATACGTCCGTTTTCTCCAGATCCTTTAACTTGATTTAATGAGATTCCTTTATCAGAAGCGATTTTTTTAGCTAATGGAGAAGCTAAGATTCTTCCTCCGTTTGAAGTTTCAGCAACAGCTTCTGTAGCTTGTGCAGCAGCAGGAGCAGCAGTTTTTGTTTCTTCAGCAGCAGGAGCACTTGCAGTTGCAGCGCCACCAGCAGTAAAGTTTTCAGCAACTCCGGAAATGTCAGTTCCCGCAGGCCCAATGATAGCTAATAAGCTGTCAACAGGAGCAGTGCTTCCTTCCTGAATTCCAATGTATAATAATGTTCCGGCATTGAAAGACTCAAACTCCATTGTAGCTTTGTCTGTTTCAATTTCTGCTAAAATATCTCCTTCAGCTACAGTATCGCCAACTTTTTTCAACCAGGTTGCTACTGTACCTTCAGTCATTGTATCGCTTAAACGAGGCATAGTTACAACTATAACCCCTTTTGGTAATTCAGCTGCTTTTGCGGGAGCAGCAGTTTCAGTTTTTGCTTCAGCAGCAGGAGCATCCGCTTTTGGAGCTTCGGCAGCAGGAGCATCACCACCGGCTAAAAGAGCAGAAATATCTTCTCCTTCTTTACCAATGATGGCTAATAATGAATCAACAGGAGCAGTTTCTCCTTCTTGAATTCCGATAT is a window of Flavobacterium crocinum DNA encoding:
- a CDS encoding pyruvate dehydrogenase complex dihydrolipoamide acetyltransferase, with amino-acid sequence MAIKVTMPRLSDTMTEGTVATWLKKVGDKVSEGDILAEIETDKATMEFESFNEGTLLHIGIQEGETAPVDSLLAIIGKEGEDISALLAGGDAPAAEAPKADAPAAEAKTETAAPAKAAELPKGVIVVTMPRLSDTMTEGTVATWLKKVGDTVAEGDILAEIETDKATMEFESFNAGTLLYIGIQEGSTAPVDSLLAIIGPAGTDISGVAENFTAGGAATASAPAAEETKTAAPAAAQATEAVAETSNGGRILASPLAKKIASDKGISLNQVKGSGENGRIVKSDIENFTPAAQAQTSTAAPAAKQEASAPAAPKVFVPAGEVYTEEIKNSQMRKIIAKRLAESLFTAPHYNLVIEVSMDEAMQARAAINSVPDTKVSFNDMVIKACALALKKHPKINSQWKEDAIIINHHVNIGVAVAVEDGLVVPVLKFTDAMSLSQIGGSVRDLAGRAKNKKLGPQEMEGSTFTVSNLGMFGITEFNSIINQPNSAILSVGAIVEKPVVKNGQIVVGNTMMLSLACDHRTIDGATGAQFLQTLKQYIESPVTMLA
- a CDS encoding hydrolase/aminopeptidase, whose product is MKKLILVALFLTAIACQKKEQTEKTVAVTDEHSYSKPELAVVKHLDLDIKVDFDTQTISGKASWTIDNISKGNEIIFDENTLNITKVTLGNDEKETKFELGAATEFHGKPLHIAIEPNTTKVNIYYNTTKDAIALQWLKPEQTADKKKPFLFSQGESVWSRTWIPCQDSPGIRFTYNAKVTVPKDLLAVMSAVNPQKKNDTGIYTFKQDKAIPSYLMAIAVGDIEFQAIDNRTGVYAEPSVLKSAAYEFAELGKMVNAAEKLYGPYRWGRYDVLVLPPSFPYGGMENPNLTFLTPGVIAGDRSLTSLLAHELGHSWSGNLVTNATWDDIWLNEGFTTYVEHRIGEAIFGKKEFDMQNVITNKELTDNVAEYGDTNPDTRLKVSLTGRNPDDGISQIPYVKGYAFLRVIENAVGRDRFDPFIKNYFDSHAFQSITTEDFVKYLNENLIKGDKALADKIQLDNWIYKPGIPSNILPVSSAEFDAIDAIQKSWRETGVAGLSKKITTTAEKQHFIDHLPSDITAKEMEAIDKEFNFTKGGNFIIKRQWFVQAIRHKYKAADPAIEQFLIGISRTGSVMMLYKEMAKTPEGKVWAKQVFDKAKSGYHATTIQAVEGVLK